One Eubalaena glacialis isolate mEubGla1 chromosome 11, mEubGla1.1.hap2.+ XY, whole genome shotgun sequence DNA segment encodes these proteins:
- the CDKN1B gene encoding cyclin-dependent kinase inhibitor 1B, with amino-acid sequence MSNVRVSNGSPSLERMDARQAEYPKPSACRNLFGPVNHEELTRDLEKHCRDMEEASQRKWNFDFQNHKPLEGKYEWQEVEKGNLPEFYYRPPRPPKGACKVPAQEGQDVSGTRQAVPLIGSQANSEDTHLVDQKTDAPDSQTGLAEQCTGIRKRPATDDSSPQNKRANRTEENVSDGSPNAGSVEQTPKKPGLRRRQT; translated from the exons ATGTCAAACGTGCGAGTGTCTAACGGGAGCCCGAGCCTGGAGCGGATGGACGCCAGACAGGCGGAGTACCCCAAGCCCTCGGCCTGCAGAAACCTCTTCGGCCCGGTCAATCACGAAGAGTTAACCCGGGACTTGGAGAAGCACTGCAGAGACATGGAAGAGGCCAGCCAGCGCAAGTGGAATTTTGATTTTCAGAATCACAAGCCCCTGGAGGGCAAATACGAGTGGCAAGAGGTGGAAAAGGGCAACTTGCCCGAGTTCTACTACAGACCCCCGCGGCCACCCAAAGGCGCCTGCAAGGTGCCGGCGCAGGAGGGCCAGGATGTCAGTGGGACCCGCCAGGCGGTGCCTTTAATTGGGTCTCAGGCAAACTCAGAGGACACGCATTTGGTAGACCAGAAGACTGATGCACCGGACAGCCAGACGGGGTTAGCGGAGCAGTGCACTGGGATTAGGAAGCGACCTGCCACAGACG ATTCCTCTCCTcaaaacaaaagagcaaacagaacagaagaaaatgtttcagACGGTTCCCCGAACGCGGGTTCAGTGGAGCAGACGCCCAAGAAGCCCGGCCTCAGAAGGCGTCAAACGTAA